In the genome of Brachypodium distachyon strain Bd21 chromosome 3, Brachypodium_distachyon_v3.0, whole genome shotgun sequence, the window GAACATTATTCACCTAATTTTTGATTGGCGTGAAAAATTGGTACATAAATCTGTACGCAAATCTGAAGTAAGAACCAGAGAATATCCACAGAAATTTCATGTGCAGATTAGAGACCGGGAGAAATTGTGTGCGGTCGAAAATACAAATCATTTGGATTCACGGAGAAGAACACGGCGTTGCAAGCCATGGAGTTGGAAGCCATGTGTGATAGTATATTGTCTAGTGCTAATTTAACTCGGAGGAGATCGAGCTGCTATTTGATGATTCTTGTTGCCGTCGAGGGTGGCTATATATAGGAGAGGGGGGCTGGAGCTCGGTGCCACAGTTGTAATTCAATTGCCATTGATGGAATGATAATGTAATCCTCTTGAAACGGTCCTGTTAGTTTTTTTCTAAATGGGGACCTGGTGGTCACCCGTCGACTCCAATTAAGCTTGGCTGATACGTGTGACCGTGTTACATAATTCAGTTTTCAGACATGTTTAACCTACATGAGCGCACGACCTACCCTAGCTGTATATCTTGCAGTCCGGCCGGCAACGTGTGTGTGTAGCTGTGTACTGTTCTTTGATTATTGATCAACGGCTTAATTTTCTTGGCTAGCTAACTAGTGCTAGGCACGTTCTGTACAATCTGTTAATTCATATTGATTTGAAGAAACAAATTTGCTGGAACCAAAAAAGTCCATGTATTATCTATTAACGAATGGAAATGTTTAATTCCACTCATCCTATTGCACGTAGGTAAGGGACTACTTTTAACATTAACAAGCATAGGAAACAGAGAATGAAAATGCTTAAATCTGCTCATGTCTTGTCGActttaaaataaatatttaatATGTTTAGCACCAGCTATATCTCAAGGTATCCATCACACAAAAATATAGTCTTGCTAGTTGTTACAAGTACAATCACGGAGATATTATCTGACAGGAGAATTTCATGTGAGAGAGCCATCGGTTATTTTTGTGTGACAGACCACACCCAAGTCGCTTTGAATAGCAATCAGATACAGTATTGAACATCTCCTCTTTCAGAATGACAGTAACTTCTTTTATCAGTCCGAGGATGGCATTTCTTCTAGATCCACATTAATACTAAGATATAGGAGACCAAAACCTAGACTTTCTGAAATTTGGTTGTTCATCTACACTTCTTACTTACAGCTGACGCAAGTTAGACATCAAGAGATATGAACACAAACATTATCTCTTAGCGTAAGAAACGGCAATCATTTTCATTTCCCTTGTCTGAAAGAAGAGAGGGAAGAGAGGCAAGTTGGAATATGGCCTAGTCCCTACATGCTGTCATCACCTCCATTCAGGAAACTGCCATAATTGTTTCTCCCTCTGTAATTGTTTATGTCTTGCTGTTCTCTCCTGTGTTCAAGCAGACTCAAACAGTGTGATAAAAAAAGTTATAATTTATAAATTTAGAAGCGTATTGGGAAGTGCATTGGCATTTTAATTGAGAACACATGTCATTACTTATAATGATATTGAAGTGTATTTTCACAGCTTTCAGCTATGGCAATGCAGCTGCACAATGTGCAATCGTACTTGTCAAGAACCGCAATCAGTGACTAAATACGCTAATATCAAGTTATGCATCTCAAATTTCCAGTTGAAACTGGCATTCTGATATACAAGATGTTCAGATGTTGTCGACAGGAGACCTTTTTCTGCATTACCCAGTGGTCTATGACTATGTGAGAGACAAAtttttaagtactccctccgatccatattaattgtctcaaatttgaccaaatatggatgtatctatgcctaaaacacgtctagatacatgtaatatttcgacaactaatatggattggagggagtagctctGTTTTACTGAAAAATCATCAAATGTTCATTGGAAATTGTGCTGTGCTATTTAAGTATGTGGatgcttttcttctttgagAAAAGGGTGGTTAGCTTGTACTTCCTACCAGCCAAAGAAACTAGAAAACTCTGTAGAATTTGAAGGAAATCCAAAACAAGATATATTATGTTCATTATTTTAATGGTTCTCTTCATCCCATCTTGTCAGGATTTTTTGTGTTGCAGGAGTATAGATCTCACTTGAATAGATGGGTTTTGATTTTCAGAAACAGATGCTTATTTTTCTAGTTATGCAAATTAAGCAGACACAGATTTCACCAGTCTTGATGAGCTCACTAGAGGATATCACACCGTAAAAAATGCACAAAATTTATATATGCAAGCCACTTCAAAATAAAGTCAGATATTACCAACAAAAAATTGAAGACTGAGCCCTTTTGACCAATTATATCCACTCCTTTGGATTTATGCACACGTCTAGAAGTTTCCATTCTTCAGTCCCGACTTCTGGTTTCTGCAAACAAATGGCATGTGAGTAAACTTGCCAAAAATGGTAATATAACAAAAGATACATGTCAGTTGTCACAACCAAAAGATGCATCGTAACAGTGTCACTTCCTTGCCAAAAAACGATCACTTAATGTTCAAATGAATCTTTTCAAACTATTTAAGTTTAGAagcattttattttctttgaacATTTTAGTGGCTTAAAACAGCAAGAACTTAAAACCTTAATGTTATCAGAGTTGGATAACAGTAACAGTCAGCAATGCTAATTTCCTAGAGAATCTCAACTTACATGATCATACTCCCACCTTGCAGTCAGAGGGAGTGAAACAAGGATGCTTGCAATCCTTCCTCCAGTCTTCAGGCCAAATGTGGTGCCACGATCGTAGACCTATGCAAGGAGCAAACTTCTATGGTTAGAAGAAAGCTAACAATGGCAAGCATGACGATCACGGACATGTGGAAGAACTTACAAGGTTGAATTCCACATAGCGGCCTCTCCGTAGCTGCTGCCATGCCCTGTGGTCTTCTGTAAATGGGGTATCTTTCCAGCGTTCTAGAATGGGGATGTATGCAGGAATTACGGAGTCTGCACACCCTGCAACAAAGGAAGGAATCAGATGGTAAAGAACTAGCCAAACTCAGACTTCCATCCAATGTTACCTGTAGTGAAGTCGAGAAGCATTTCTTGATCATGATCATTGAGATCATCAAAGAATATTCCACCCACTCCCCTGCGTTCGCCACGGTGCTGCATTCACAGACAAAATATCCATCCCACGATTTGTTCTTGAGAAAAGCACAAGATGCAGGATAAATCATGCCAGGTACTGAAAAATACTAGCAAGCCTGATACTCTAATACCACTTTTCCGATATCTGGATCGTGTCAGCCAGTTTTGCATTGTACCGACCGACCACCCAGAAAAACTTACTAAATTAATGCCTGAGCAAACTAACCTTGATATGAAAATAATCATCACACCATCTTTTGAACCTTGGGTAAAATCTTGGATCAAACTTATCACATGCTTGTTTCTGAACCTGAAAGTACACAAAAAAACCTAAAGTTATGCAACAAAAAGAGTAGACATCAACAAGAAAAACGTCAAATAGCCTTGTATTATATGTATTTAGTGAAGAAAATGACACAAACATAACAGGAACATGTTGACCAACAGAATGAAAATGCTGAATATCCTCTTCGATGATGTAGGATGGCGTCAGGTCAGTACCACCTCCAAACCACCATTGCCTGGGTGCCCCAGGAACatctgcagaaaaaaaaacgaggtAAAATCTCTGATTTGTGCAAGTAGATCAGTTCATTTTACTTGTCAGCACTCAGCACAAGTAGTACCTTGCAATGCCTCGGTCTCGAAATACCGGTAATTGAAATGCAATGTGGGAGCAAAGGGATTGTTTGGATGGATAACCTGGAAACCAGAAGTGAAAACAAGGTTCTTACCACTCTAAAGAAACAATCGGTAAGACACAATTAGGAACAAATTGGTAGAAGTGGATAACGTTTGCACACCGAAATGGTGGATGAAAACTATAACAGATTGCTGAATGATGCAAGATATGCCATTGCAAATTGGTAGAAGTTGATGGGAGACTCTCACCGAGCTAACGCCAGCAGCGAAGAAGGGAACGGGCCCGGCCTtctccgcgcccgccgccgccgccgcctcgggcCTCGCGGCGCGGTAGGCGTCCGGGGGCATGACGCCGTAGACGACGGACACATTCCCGGCGGCCTTCTCGAACACGCGGCCGCCCTGCAGCACGCGGctgatgccgccgccgccgcccgggcgCGTCCACGCATCCTCCCGGaacaccgcgccgccgccgctgccctcctCGACCGCCTCGAGCGCCGCGCACACCTCCGCCTGCACCCGCCGGATCATACACTCGAACCGGGCGCGCGCCGACGAGGAATCCTCCCCGCGGAGgaaggtcggcggcggcgcgggctccgGAGTTTCCCTCTCCATGGCTACTGCGGCGGCTCTTCTGTGAGCAAGATTTTAATGGGTGAACCGCCAGCCAGTCAGCTTACCCCACGTGTCCTCATCTTATCTTCGACCACCTTCCCAGAGATTGGCGAGGCTCCTCCTGCGAACTTTGCACTGACGGCGGCGGGAGTTCCGGCGATGGAGCTCCTctcgtcgcctccgccgccgctgcccccctcctccccctgcAGCCGTCCAGGTTCGTGCGCCCCGTCCTGAGGAATCTCACACTCGATTCGTATTGCCCAGTTCCCACCCCTTATCTGATCTCAAGCATCTTCTTGGTCCCTCATCAATTTCCCAGGTAAAGCTACTCTTCAGAAGTATTTCCATGCGGGAGCAACAAGAAAATCTCGAAGATTGAAAGAAGCCAATAGAAGGGCGACCTGCAGGTACAAATGTACAATCCAATCTAATGCCTCTTTGGTGACAGCATACTGACATGAATAACCTTTTGGTGCCATGAATCatgtttctattttctttttcatttcaaTGGTGCCATGAATCACCAACACTTGTTAACTGTCAAATTGAAGGGCTGCAGAGATCCATAGCACTGAACAAGCAAAGTGCAGGGAACCGCTAAGGCGCGGCACGGTCAGTCCACGCCTCCCGGTGCCCGATCACATCCCTCGGCCACCTTATGATGGTACTGATCGTCTGCCGGATGTGAATCCTGATCGTCAAATGCATGACAGCAAGAGCATTGTTCATATGAGAGCTGCATGTGAGCTTGCTGCCCGGGTTCTTCAGTATGCAGGAACACTGGTGAAGGTAAAGCATTTTATAAAGAAAGCTTCTTATGTTGGCAAACTATGTGCCATTTCGTCATATACTTTGCTACTGGAACTGCCCTTAGTTTTGTTATGTGTTCTGTAATATATTACTAAGACCCACTGATAGAAAATTATGGAATCTCTGTGTTCCTATCAGCCTTCGGTGACGACAGATGAAATCGACAGGGCAGTTCATCAGATGATTGTCGATGCCGGTGCCTACCCGTCTCCCCTTGGATATGGCGGGTTCCCAAAGAGCGTCTGCACATCAGTGAACGAGTGCATCTGCCATGGAATTCCTGATTCACGCGTGCTGCAGGTCAAAACACTCCTCTACATCTTACAGTTTAAGGCCTGATCGCTAGTGACCCCCTAAAAATTGTTCCTTGTTTTCTACTGATTTCGCAGGATGGAGACATAATCAACATTGATGTTACTGTTTACTTGAATGTATGTCTAGCCGTTCTTTTTTTCCGAACCATGATGTCTAATGGTTTGCATAGCATTAATCCAGTTATAGGTGCATTTTGTGGTGTAATGTCTAGCCGTGCTTTGTTGCTCCAGGGATACCATGGTGACACCTCAAGAACATATCTATGTGGAGAAGTTGATGAACCTAGCAAGCAGCTTGTAAAGGTCTGCCTTTGCTGATCACTACTGGCTCTGCTTCCAGCCACAAGTTTCAGACAGTGTCTGAAGAACTTGTCTGATGTACAGGTCACTGAAGAGTGCATGCTCAGGGGCATATCAGCCTGCAAACATGGTGCTAGCTTTAAGACAATTGGAGAGAGAATAAGGTGTTGCTTTCTCAGATTATGGCAGTAGTATTAATTTTGTGTTGCTTTGGTAATTATAAATCAGCTACTTCTTGTTTTACTTTCACCTATAAATATACTGTATCAGATGCCAGGATATTGTTTTGTATCCCAGGATGTGAAAATTAATtaggagagaaaaagaatTATCAGCATCTATTGATTTTTCAGGAGCAAAGGATATCGTCTAGAATTGTTTTGTGAATTCTGTTAAAATATGAGTCCTCAGAAATATTTGTACTCGTTGTTTGCAGGATATGATGAGATTACTTTCTTGACACTATGTTACTCTCATAAGTCAAGTCGAAGTATCTAAATCAGTGCCCTGTTATTGTATTCTTAGTGATTCTTTTGGTTCCAATGGTTTTCAGTGAGAATGTGAACAAGTACGGCTACAGTGTTGATCCTTTTGTTGGGCACGGAGTTGGGACAATCTTCCATTCAGAACCCATCATATGGCACACCTGTAAGTAAGCTCAACTGTTACTGTTTCCTTTGGCTGACGATGATCATGTACTAAATGACAGATAGGAAAAGGCAAACAATTTTCAGCGAAGCTCTTATTAATCCTCACAACCTGCAACTAAACACACATTTGTAAACAGATGATTACGAGCCAGGGTTCATGGTTGCAGGCCAGACATTCACAATAGGTAGACCACCTTCGTCGACATTTTCCCCTTCATTACCTTGTCTTTAGATAATGCTGACTGATTTTGTGATGCAAAACAATTCAAATGTGCACTTTCCATCCTGTTGATATCTTCTTCCCGTCGGTCAGCACAATGGTAGGCTGAAACACGACTCTGTCAGGCGATATGTGGTGATGCAGCTGTGACTGAA includes:
- the LOC100830026 gene encoding oxygen-dependent coproporphyrinogen-III oxidase, chloroplastic-like isoform X2, yielding MERETPEPAPPPTFLRGEDSSSARARFECMIRRVQAEVCAALEAVEEGSGGGAVFREDAWTRPGGGGGISRVLQGGRVFEKAAGNVSVVYGVMPPDAYRAARPEAAAAAGAEKAGPVPFFAAGVSSVIHPNNPFAPTLHFNYRYFETEALQDVPGAPRQWWFGGGTDLTPSYIIEEDIQHFHSVQKQACDKFDPRFYPRFKRWCDDYFHIKHRGERRGVGGIFFDDLNDHDQEMLLDFTTGCADSVIPAYIPILERWKDTPFTEDHRAWQQLRRGRYVEFNLVYDRGTTFGLKTGGRIASILVSLPLTARWEYDHKPEVGTEEWKLLDVCINPKEWI
- the LOC100830026 gene encoding oxygen-dependent coproporphyrinogen-III oxidase, chloroplastic-like isoform X1, with amino-acid sequence MERETPEPAPPPTFLRGEDSSSARARFECMIRRVQAEVCAALEAVEEGSGGGAVFREDAWTRPGGGGGISRVLQGGRVFEKAAGNVSVVYGVMPPDAYRAARPEAAAAAGAEKAGPVPFFAAGVSSVIHPNNPFAPTLHFNYRYFETEALQDVPGAPRQWWFGGGTDLTPSYIIEEDIQHFHSVGQHVPVQKQACDKFDPRFYPRFKRWCDDYFHIKHRGERRGVGGIFFDDLNDHDQEMLLDFTTGCADSVIPAYIPILERWKDTPFTEDHRAWQQLRRGRYVEFNLVYDRGTTFGLKTGGRIASILVSLPLTARWEYDHKPEVGTEEWKLLDVCINPKEWI
- the LOC100838497 gene encoding methionine aminopeptidase 1B, chloroplastic, with protein sequence MELLSSPPPPLPPSSPCSRPGKATLQKYFHAGATRKSRRLKEANRRATCRAAEIHSTEQAKCREPLRRGTVSPRLPVPDHIPRPPYDGTDRLPDVNPDRQMHDSKSIVHMRAACELAARVLQYAGTLVKPSVTTDEIDRAVHQMIVDAGAYPSPLGYGGFPKSVCTSVNECICHGIPDSRVLQDGDIINIDVTVYLNGYHGDTSRTYLCGEVDEPSKQLVKVTEECMLRGISACKHGASFKTIGERISENVNKYGYSVDPFVGHGVGTIFHSEPIIWHTYDYEPGFMVAGQTFTIEPTLSMGTTRCEVWDDGWTAITVDGSLNAQFEHTVLVTIDGAEILTKC